Proteins co-encoded in one Salvia splendens isolate huo1 chromosome 4, SspV2, whole genome shotgun sequence genomic window:
- the LOC121801171 gene encoding probable galacturonosyltransferase-like 3 — protein MRRILSTAIATLLLLLLLLLLLADSASSNPEFNEAPAFRNGKSCSPREVVHIAMTLDYSTPYLRGSIAAVLSVLQHSSCPENTVFHFLSIPLHHPLLRSTVSATFPFLRFHLYPFRPSIVLPLISSSVRQALDQPLNYARIYLPDLLPPSLPRVIYLDSDLILVDDIANLWNIDLHSHVLGAPQYCHANFTHYFTPKFWSTPSLGATFRRRRPCYFNTGVMVIDLLKWRRHGFTRKLEHWMRIQKRYRIYELGSLPPFLLVFAGNVAPVDHRWNQHGLGGDNLQGLCRDLHPGPVSLLHWSGKGKPWLRLDAKRPCTLDNLWSPYDLFKHEILISDS, from the coding sequence ATGCGGCGAATCCTGAGCACCGCGATCGCCactctccttctccttctccttctccttctcctcctcgcAGACTCCGCCTCCAGCAACCCCGAATTCAACGAGGCCCCCGCATTCCGCAACGGCAAGTCCTGCTCCCCCAGGGAGGTGGTCCACATCGCCATGACCCTGGACTACTCCACCCCTTACCTCCGCGGGtccatcgccgccgtcctctcCGTCCTCCAGCACTCCAGCTGCCCCGAGAACACCGTGTTCCACTTCCTGTCCATCCCCCTCCACCACCCCCTCCTCCGCTCCACCGTCTCCGCCACCTTCCCCTTCCTCCGCTTCCACCTCTACCCCTTCCGCCCCTCCATCGTCCTCCCCCTCATCTCCTCCTCCGTCCGCCAAGCCCTCGACCAGCCCCTCAACTACGCCCGCATCTACCTCCCCGATCTCCTCCCCCCCTCCCTCCCCCGCGTCATCTACCTCGACTCCGACCTCATCCTCGTCGACGACATTGCCAATCTATGGAATATCGACCTCCATTCCCACGTCCTCGGCGCTCCCCAATACTGCCACGCCAACTTCACCCACTACTTCACCCCCAAATTCTGGTCCACCCCCTCCCTCGGCGCCAccttccgccgccgccgcccctgCTACTTCAACACCGGCGTCATGGTCATCGACCTCCTCAAATGGCGCCGCCACGGTTTCACCAGAAAACTCGAGCACTGGATGAGGATCCAGAAGCGCTACAGAATCTACGAGCTCGGCTCCCTCCCGCCCTTCCTCCTCGTCTTCGCCGGAAACGTCGCCCCCGTCGACCACCGCTGGAACCAGCACGGCCTCGGCGGCGACAATCTGCAGGGGCTATGCCGAGACCTCCACCCCGGTCCAGTCAGCCTGCTGCACTGGAGCGGCAAGGGGAAGCCCTGGCTCAGGCTCGACGCTAAAAGGCCTTGTACCTTGGATAATCTGTGGTCCCCATATGATTTGTTCAAGCACGAGATACTCATCTCCGATAGCTGA